Within Mustela lutreola isolate mMusLut2 chromosome 10, mMusLut2.pri, whole genome shotgun sequence, the genomic segment ATTTAAGTGCTTCAGTGGCTAGACTAAATTGCTCTGACGCAGAATTTCTCCCAAGTATAGGTTACTGAGAAACATAATATTGCTTGAAAATGTATCTAGGTGTGCTCATCCTTCTCAGACCAACACTCATGGCTCTTAGTCATAACCAGGCTTAAGCTCACACGATTCCCCTATTTtctccagagagggagggaaacaagaggacatgtctctcatggtcgaAGATGAAAAACTGGATCACAGCACTCACAGCATCAAGTCTGCCAAACCAGAGCTCTGGGTACGTACAATTCTTAAAGAGCTAATTGAATGGAAAACAGCCATCTGGGGCTGGAAACccttatgacattctgggaaatgtatggggtttaaaaggattatgcagggtgatgtgactttcaaaattcccaaactctgaattgaagcctaaatgagaatatgttaaaTTCACCCATTCCAAAACACAGCACAGTTGACTCAGACCCTAGAGCCCAGCTGTAGCTCAGGGTGTCCACACTGCAGCCTGTCCGTGGGAGGTCTGCAgaccactccctgctgagagagtccAGCCAACCCAATCAGCCTACCAGCAGGCTGTGGCACAAGGTCCAGATCCAAGCCCAGGCACCAGCCAGGGTTCCCTTTGGCCTGCCCTCCTATGGTTGAACAACAATCAtggagagccacagggagagcgGCATTGGGTCCAGTATGGCCACTCCCTGGTCCTCCACAACACTGGTTGCACACTCTTCAACACAAGAAAATGGTGTGCAGAAACAAGGGCCTGCCACAGTAGGCTGTCgagcaaggaacagaaagcatcagGGGACAGGTGGGACTGCTGGCTGGTCTCCACCTCTCCCAGAGGGTAGAGGCCGCAGAGCTTCTGCAGGCTAAGCAGAGACATGTCAGAATTACCTTCCCAAAAAGTAGGCAGtaaaggagaatttcaagcagCCACAAAAGCCAGCAGGCCTGCGACCTCCAGATATCAGGGGCTTGACCATGACCGTGTCGGTAAGCAGAACACACAAGTGCCTTCTGGAGCGAGAACAGACAGCTTAACACTGATAACTGgtcctctcactcttctctgctcTCAGCAAGTGATCCTGAAAGGCATGCACAAAGTTGGTCAGATTCACTGGAGAAAACATGAGCCAGTGAAGACGTCCCGGCTCACACTAGGCCTCCCTCCAAAGGctggctgccccacccctggcacCTGGGTAACGCTGCTCTGGGGCCATCCACACAAAACGATTTACGTACCCCCCACCcgcaacaaacacacacagacacacacacacacacacacacacacacacacaagctgcatCGGGCTTTAGGAACCTAACTCAAACGCACCCCTAAGGAGCAACCCCACAGGTGTGACTGGGTTGGACActcccagcaagggagggaaggccCCCCCCCTGGGTCCTTGCCAGCGGCAGGGTGCCACCTgggcctcctcctcatcctctccatcaGCGGGGAAGTCAGAGCGgccccaccaaccaccaccacgcAACCAGATTGATTCTCCCACTTCAAATCCCCGCTGCCAGGGCCCCATCTGTGTGCTGACCTAAAAGCCGACCTCAAGCAGCCGGCCCGCGGAGCGTCTGGAGTTCTCCCAGCCCCGCGCTCACGCCACCCCAGGCCGCCCCCGTACCCGCGGGCCGCGCCTTACCGCCAGTGTCCACGAAGCGCAGGGGCGGGCGGTCCCGCAGCGTGGCACTCCAACCCGTGCTGGCCTCGTCCTCGTCGGACTCCTGCGCTTCGGGGGGCGTCGGGAGGCAGCGGGGGGCCGGGGCGCTCGTGTTCGGCGTCCGAGGAGGCGGCCAAGGAGGAGCGCGAGGCGCCGGACGTGCTGTAGAAGGGGTTCCCGCCGCTGT encodes:
- the LOC131810312 gene encoding piggyBac transposable element-derived protein 5-like: MAQVGGSARRRAPALLEAARARYKSLHIWDDVFGESGPDSGGNPFYSTSGASRSSLAASSDAEHERPGPPLPPDAPRSAGVRRGRGQHGLECHAAGPPAPALRGHWRCVEGHG